In the genome of Acidimicrobiia bacterium, one region contains:
- a CDS encoding cell wall-binding repeat-containing protein, with product MHRFLTAAIAITISATALLVAPAATAAGVTEIVIVGGPGAIDDAVLEHLATCSAVPVRRVAGPNRHQTAAAASADAFSASDEVFVATASDYPDAVAAGAPAALAGAPVLLTDPDLLPQATRDEISRLGATRIFLLGGEAAVSPAVQEALSSYGEVIRIAGPDRYATAAAISRERFGSADTVFVATGDDFPDAVAAAPAAAAAGAPILLVSRDAVPAPTRAELERLDPATVVILGGAAAISEAVASQMPGNVVRVAGSNRFATAAAISRVAFTAGETDVIYVTTGLAAPDALAGGPAAGHRGGPVLLATRTGLPSATAAEISRLTGLPCAQFEAPTPEFRFGLEPGTVLGGHVLPLDWSKRPSPCGVTEETRLVAATASGRPALCPGDASPAVADLQRLLRQKLLYRQPITGAYDEPTAYAVATFHKLIGRAHRDPATAQAEWLSDPPPEDWTNADWEMLESFHPLPPKPRDGQPDRVEVDIGRQVLYLIGGDEVRAIIPVSTGAGTGVRGCTWVGCGAQVTPRTDRLPAGSVFYTQHSYANGWSPRPGAWSIYKAIFYRGNHGEWNYGIHGYRSVPHYPASHGCIRVTVWDMDHLRPFGAPALVWIGMPIHVWDG from the coding sequence ATGCATCGCTTTCTAACTGCAGCAATCGCCATCACGATCTCGGCGACCGCTCTCCTCGTAGCACCCGCGGCAACCGCCGCCGGCGTCACCGAGATCGTCATCGTGGGCGGTCCCGGGGCCATTGACGACGCCGTCCTGGAGCACCTGGCGACGTGTTCTGCCGTCCCGGTTCGCCGGGTGGCCGGGCCGAACCGCCACCAGACGGCTGCCGCCGCATCGGCGGACGCCTTCAGCGCATCGGACGAGGTCTTCGTCGCCACGGCATCCGATTACCCGGACGCAGTCGCCGCCGGAGCGCCGGCTGCACTGGCCGGGGCACCCGTCCTGCTCACTGACCCGGACCTGCTGCCCCAGGCCACACGCGACGAGATCTCCAGGCTGGGTGCCACCCGGATCTTCCTGCTCGGGGGCGAGGCAGCCGTGTCACCTGCGGTGCAAGAAGCCCTCTCCTCGTACGGCGAAGTCATCCGGATCGCCGGCCCCGACCGTTACGCCACCGCCGCCGCCATCTCGCGGGAACGCTTCGGCTCCGCCGACACTGTGTTCGTGGCAACTGGTGACGACTTTCCCGACGCCGTCGCCGCCGCGCCGGCCGCCGCAGCAGCAGGCGCTCCCATCCTCCTCGTCTCCAGGGACGCCGTCCCTGCACCCACCCGCGCCGAACTGGAGCGCCTCGACCCGGCCACCGTGGTGATCCTCGGCGGCGCCGCCGCCATCTCCGAAGCCGTGGCGTCCCAGATGCCCGGAAATGTGGTCCGGGTCGCCGGATCGAACCGATTCGCCACGGCGGCCGCCATCTCCCGGGTGGCCTTCACCGCCGGCGAAACCGACGTCATCTACGTCACCACCGGCCTGGCCGCCCCCGACGCCCTGGCCGGGGGACCGGCGGCCGGACACCGAGGAGGACCGGTTCTGCTCGCCACGAGGACCGGGCTCCCCTCCGCCACCGCGGCCGAGATCTCCCGCCTCACCGGGCTTCCATGCGCACAATTCGAGGCGCCCACACCCGAATTCCGGTTCGGTCTCGAGCCGGGGACCGTCCTCGGCGGCCATGTGCTTCCCCTGGACTGGTCGAAGCGACCATCGCCCTGCGGCGTCACCGAGGAGACCCGGCTTGTCGCCGCAACCGCCTCCGGCCGACCCGCCCTGTGCCCGGGTGATGCCTCACCGGCGGTGGCCGACCTGCAGCGCTTGCTCCGGCAGAAGCTGTTGTACCGCCAGCCGATCACCGGCGCCTACGACGAGCCCACCGCCTACGCCGTGGCCACCTTCCACAAGCTGATCGGGCGGGCCCATCGCGACCCGGCAACCGCACAGGCCGAGTGGCTGAGCGATCCGCCGCCTGAGGACTGGACAAACGCCGACTGGGAGATGCTCGAGTCGTTCCATCCCCTGCCTCCGAAGCCGCGCGACGGGCAGCCGGACCGGGTGGAGGTGGACATCGGTCGCCAGGTCCTGTACCTGATCGGAGGCGACGAGGTGCGGGCGATCATCCCGGTGAGCACCGGGGCCGGCACCGGGGTTCGGGGATGCACCTGGGTCGGGTGCGGAGCGCAGGTGACGCCGCGAACCGACCGCCTACCCGCTGGAAGCGTGTTCTACACCCAGCACTCCTACGCCAACGGATGGTCGCCTCGGCCCGGGGCCTGGTCGATCTACAAGGCGATCTTCTACAGAGGCAACCATGGGGAGTGGAACTACGGCATCCACGGCTACCGGTCGGTGCCCCACTACCCCGCCTCCCACGGCTGCATCCGGGTGACCGTGTGGGACATGGATCATCTCCGCCCGTTCGGAGCACCGGCCCTGGTTTGGATCGGGATGCCGATCCACGTGTGGGACGGCTAG
- a CDS encoding HAMP domain-containing sensor histidine kinase, translated as MTLRARLVAGFTVLLLVAVGITGVVATSAVRATLTAQVEESLHEVARRGTEIDLRTLVRGGDVFPRNVAVVVIGPEGRVLRSTPSGFGDAPDPLPDVSTLAHTPTGFSTLPADDGSFDYLVVITRPTDTATVVWASPLKEVDRAVGLVARMLIIAGAVVLILGVAATWWTVRRGMRPVDRMVATAGAIASGATGRRVDAQSAKTELGRLGRALNEMLTQIEAAKASDRESQDRLRRFVSDASHELRTPITAIGGYAELYRQGGLPTAEDVGRAMGRIEAESTRMHRLVEDLLLLARMDEGSPIRRERVDLGRLATDGVADHRAVDPTRPVSLIAPEGIVVSGDPQALAQVVANLLANTRVHTPEGTTVVVDVRHQDGRAVLEVSDDGPGLADGDHARVFERFARGDRSRSRSSGGAGLGLSIAATIVRGHGGSIDADQAPQGGFRVTVGLPAVASVSSAD; from the coding sequence GTGACGCTTCGGGCCCGACTCGTCGCCGGTTTCACGGTGCTGCTCCTCGTGGCGGTGGGCATCACCGGGGTCGTGGCGACTTCTGCGGTCCGGGCGACCCTCACCGCCCAGGTCGAAGAGTCCCTCCACGAGGTGGCGCGCCGCGGGACCGAGATCGACCTGCGGACGCTGGTGCGCGGCGGCGACGTGTTCCCCAGAAACGTGGCTGTGGTCGTCATCGGCCCGGAAGGTAGGGTCCTGCGCTCCACTCCGTCCGGGTTCGGCGACGCACCCGATCCCCTACCGGACGTGTCGACCCTCGCCCACACCCCGACCGGGTTCTCGACCTTGCCCGCCGACGACGGGTCGTTCGACTACCTGGTGGTGATCACCCGTCCGACCGACACCGCAACGGTGGTGTGGGCGTCGCCTCTCAAGGAGGTCGACCGGGCCGTCGGCCTGGTCGCCAGGATGCTCATCATCGCCGGAGCCGTCGTCTTGATCCTCGGCGTCGCCGCAACCTGGTGGACCGTCCGCCGCGGCATGCGGCCGGTGGACCGGATGGTGGCGACCGCCGGTGCCATCGCCTCCGGCGCGACCGGGCGTCGAGTCGATGCTCAATCGGCGAAGACCGAGCTGGGTCGTCTGGGCCGCGCCCTCAATGAGATGCTTACCCAGATCGAGGCGGCCAAGGCATCCGATCGAGAGTCCCAAGATCGTCTGCGGAGGTTCGTCTCAGACGCCTCCCACGAACTGCGCACCCCCATCACGGCCATCGGCGGCTACGCCGAGCTGTACCGGCAGGGCGGCCTTCCGACCGCCGAGGACGTCGGGCGCGCCATGGGCCGCATCGAGGCGGAGAGCACCCGCATGCACCGACTGGTCGAGGACCTGCTGCTGCTGGCGCGAATGGACGAAGGCTCCCCGATCCGGCGCGAGCGGGTGGACCTGGGGAGGCTCGCCACAGACGGCGTGGCCGACCATCGAGCCGTCGATCCGACCCGACCGGTCTCGCTGATCGCCCCGGAAGGGATCGTCGTGTCCGGCGATCCCCAGGCACTCGCCCAGGTCGTCGCCAACCTGCTGGCCAACACCCGTGTCCACACCCCGGAAGGGACGACGGTGGTGGTCGACGTCCGCCACCAAGACGGCCGCGCAGTCCTCGAGGTGAGCGACGACGGTCCCGGGTTGGCCGACGGTGATCACGCCAGGGTGTTCGAGCGATTCGCCCGGGGCGATCGCTCGCGATCCCGGAGCAGTGGTGGCGCCGGTCTGGGCCTGTCCATCGCAGCCACCATCGTGCGCGGCCACGGCGGCTCCATCGACGCCGACCAAGCACCCCAGGGCGGTTTCCGGGTGACGGTGGGGCTGCCCGCGGTCGCCTCGGTGTCGTCCGCCGACTGA